Genomic DNA from Candidatus Methylomirabilota bacterium:
TCCCAGGCGTGCGCGTGCCCGGTGAACCCGTGCAGGAGGAGCAGGGGCGGACGGCCCTCGCCGCCCCAGTCGAGCACGTGGAAGCGGAGCCCGCCCACGGTGACGTGCCGGTCGATCGGACGCAGCAGGTTCATCGCGCCCTCGCGCTCAGAGCTGGATCCGCCCGGGACCCCGTGGTCCGCCCCGGCCGCCCAGGTCCGGCGGCATCCGGTCCGGGATCACGATGTTCGAGGACTGCTCGCGCCGCAGCTCCTGCAGCTCCCGGATCGCGCGCTCGACCGCGACCTTGGCCCCTGCCGCGAACTTCTCGGCCGCGTCGCCGAGCGAGGTGGCCTCGATGTCGAAGGTGATGGGCAGCGCGCCCACCGGCGAGAGGAGCTGCGCCTCGCCCACGTACAGGATCTGGCGGCCCAGGTCGATCGCCCCGTCGGTCTTCACCGGGGTCATCACCCGGATCACCCCGATGCGGCGGTCGGTGAACGTCTCCTCCCGGTAGAGGGCGTTCGGATCCATCCGGAGCTCCATGGTCTCGTCGGCCATCGGTCGTCCTTTCTTTCGTCAGGCGAGCTCGGCGCGGGCGCTCATGGCCACCGTGCCGTCGGGGGTCACGGCCCACAGGTCGCAGGCCCGCCCGTCGGCGGCCGGGCGGCCGCGCAGCTCGAAAGCGTCGTTGTCGAAGAGCGGGGCGCGGGCCTGCGTCTCGTACGAGCGAAACGTCCGGCCGGGCGCGTGATCCCGCGCGAAGTCGATCAGCAGGGTGGAGGTCAGCGGCCCGTGGACCACCAGACCGGGGTATCCTTCGCGGTCCGTCGCCCAGGGGCGGTCGTAGTGGATGCGGTGGCTGTTGAAGGTGAGCGCGGAGAAGCGAAACAGCAGGACCGGGTCCGGCGCGATCCGCCGGCGCCACGGCACGTCGTCGGGCGCGGGCTCGCGGCGCGGCGCCTGGTTGCGCTCGCCCGCCTTCACCTCCTCGCGGAAGACGGTTCGCCGCTCTTCCTCGATGGCGAGGGCATCGCCCGCGAAGATGCGCTGCACCACCGTCGCGAACACCAGGGTCCCGGTCCCGCCCGTCTTCACCGAGATGTCGGCCAGCTCGGTCTCGCGCCGCACCGTCTCGCCGATGCGGAGCGGCCGGTGAAAGCGGAAGCGCTCGCCCGCGAACATCCGGCGCGGCAGCGGCATCGGCGGGATCACCCCGGTGTCGACGGGGCTGCCGTCCGGCCGCAGCGCGTCGGGGCCGAACCGCGGCAGGAAGTAGAGGCACTGCCAGCCCGGCGGCAGCGGGTCACCCGGCTGGAAATCGGGCTCCCCTCGTCCGAACGTGAGATTGAGGAGATTCGCGGGCGCGGCGGTGACGGTGTCGGTGGCGGTCTCCCGCCGGCCGACGTGCGCCTTGAGGTCCTCCAGACCGGCGATCGTACTGACCGGCGTGCTCACGACTCGCTCACGCCGGCACCGGCGGCCGGCGGCGATGCCAGTCGGTCGCGCGCTGATAGGCGTGGCCCGCGCGCAGCACGGTGGCCTCGTCGAAGGGCCGCCCGGAGATCTGCATCGACAGGGGCAGGCCGCTGGTGGAGAAGCCGGTGGGAAGGGCGAGGGTCGGCAGCCCGGTGATGTTGAAGGGGCCCATGTTCGACTTGGCGAACGGGAAATCGGGATCGAGCACGACCTTGAACGCGGGGGCGGGCCCGAGCACGGTCGGGGTGATCAGCACGTCCACCGACTCGAGCGCGCGGGCGGTGTCCTCACGGATCTGCGCCCGCAGGCGCTGCGCCTGCACGTACTCGGCGGCGCGGAACAGCCCGCCCGCCATCAGCTTCTCGCGGAGCACCTCGCCGTACAGCTCGGGGCGCGTGCGCAGATCGCGCTCGTGATAGGCGTAGGCCTCGCTGAGCATGATCACCATGAACGACGGGGTGGCGTGGATGCTCGGGATCGCCACGTCGCGCACCGCGGCTCCGAGCCGGGCCAGCTCGCCCAGCGCCCGCTCGAAGGCGGCCACCGTCTCCGGCTCCACCTGGTCGAAGAAGTAGTCGCGCACCACCCCGACCCGCAGCCCCTTCACGCCGCCCTCGAGGCCGGCGAGGAAGTCCGGCACCGGCTCGCGCGCGGACGCCGGATCGGCCGGATCGTGTCCGGCGAGGGCTTGCAAGATATACGCGCAGTCCTCGGCCGAGCGGGCCATCGGCCCGGTGTGATCGAGCGTCCACGACAGCGTGACGACGCCGGCGCGGCTCACCCGCCCGTAGGTGGGCTTGAGCCCGCTGATGCCGCAGAAGGCCGCCGGCCCGCGGATGGAGCCGCCGGTGTCGGAGCCCAGCGAGCCGACCGTGAGCCCGGCGGCCAGCGCCGCCCCGGAGCCGCTGCTGGAGCCGCCCGGGATGTGCTCGAGGTTCCACGGATTGCGGGCGGGCGGAAAGCGATGACCGGGGAACTGGATGCCGAAGGCGAACTCGTGGGTGATCGCCTTGCCGAGCATGACCATGCCGGCCTGCTGCAGGCGTGCCACGCACGTGCAGTCGAAGTCGGGCACCCAGTCGGCGAGCAGCGCGGAGCCGGCGGTGGTGCGGATGCCGCGCGTCGCGTAGAGATCCTTGTAGGCGATGGGGATCCCGGTCAGCGGGCCCGCGTCGCCCCGCTTGAGCGCGGCTTCGGCGGCGCGGGCGTCGGCGAGCGCGCGCTCCGCGGTCACCGTGACGAACGAGGCGAGGTGCTTGTCGAGGCGCTCGATGCGGCCGAGCAGATCGGTCGCGTAGTCCACCGGGGACAGCTCGCGGCGGCGGAAGAGCCCGCCCAGCTCCCGGATGCCCGCGTAGCACAGCTCGTCGGCGCTCATGAGCCGCTCCCGTGCTGAGAATCGCCTCTCGCATCGAAGGTCACCGCCGGCTCGACGGTCCGCACGGTGCGACTGTCGAGGGCCCGGATCGGCCGGAGCGCGTTCATCAGGAAGCCGCGCACCATCGAGAGACGCGCCTCGGGGATCGGGAGACCGGCGAGGCGGGCGC
This window encodes:
- a CDS encoding MaoC family dehydratase N-terminal domain-containing protein; the encoded protein is MSTPVSTIAGLEDLKAHVGRRETATDTVTAAPANLLNLTFGRGEPDFQPGDPLPPGWQCLYFLPRFGPDALRPDGSPVDTGVIPPMPLPRRMFAGERFRFHRPLRIGETVRRETELADISVKTGGTGTLVFATVVQRIFAGDALAIEEERRTVFREEVKAGERNQAPRREPAPDDVPWRRRIAPDPVLLFRFSALTFNSHRIHYDRPWATDREGYPGLVVHGPLTSTLLIDFARDHAPGRTFRSYETQARAPLFDNDAFELRGRPAADGRACDLWAVTPDGTVAMSARAELA
- a CDS encoding amidase, whose amino-acid sequence is MSADELCYAGIRELGGLFRRRELSPVDYATDLLGRIERLDKHLASFVTVTAERALADARAAEAALKRGDAGPLTGIPIAYKDLYATRGIRTTAGSALLADWVPDFDCTCVARLQQAGMVMLGKAITHEFAFGIQFPGHRFPPARNPWNLEHIPGGSSSGSGAALAAGLTVGSLGSDTGGSIRGPAAFCGISGLKPTYGRVSRAGVVTLSWTLDHTGPMARSAEDCAYILQALAGHDPADPASAREPVPDFLAGLEGGVKGLRVGVVRDYFFDQVEPETVAAFERALGELARLGAAVRDVAIPSIHATPSFMVIMLSEAYAYHERDLRTRPELYGEVLREKLMAGGLFRAAEYVQAQRLRAQIREDTARALESVDVLITPTVLGPAPAFKVVLDPDFPFAKSNMGPFNITGLPTLALPTGFSTSGLPLSMQISGRPFDEATVLRAGHAYQRATDWHRRRPPVPA